A single region of the Solwaraspora sp. WMMD791 genome encodes:
- a CDS encoding ABC transporter permease yields MTTLRAGWIITQRDLAHWVRQPWTPIFNLLFTIMLLLIFGFLFGGAITVPGGGDYLAFLLPGMLALTMMFGVEATSTAMAQDARKGITDRFRSMPIGGAAVSLGRVGADMSTSAVELLVLITGGLVVGWRIDAGPASIVLAVGLLLWLRFALLWLGIYLGLLLRGEGATMAVQVLVWPVGFLSTAIVSAETMPGWLGAIAAWNPLSATATAARQLFGNPTGVTDGPLADGAVWLAIGWPLLITAIFVPLAGRAYRRLRT; encoded by the coding sequence GTGACCACCCTGCGCGCCGGATGGATCATCACCCAACGGGACCTGGCCCACTGGGTACGCCAACCGTGGACCCCGATCTTCAACCTGCTCTTCACGATCATGCTGCTGCTGATCTTCGGATTCCTGTTCGGCGGTGCCATCACCGTCCCCGGTGGCGGCGACTACCTGGCCTTCCTGCTCCCCGGGATGCTCGCCCTGACCATGATGTTCGGCGTCGAGGCGACCAGCACCGCGATGGCGCAGGACGCCCGCAAGGGGATCACCGACCGGTTCCGCTCGATGCCGATCGGCGGCGCGGCGGTCTCGCTCGGCCGGGTCGGTGCCGACATGTCCACCTCGGCGGTCGAACTGCTCGTGCTGATCACCGGCGGGCTGGTCGTCGGCTGGCGGATCGACGCCGGTCCGGCGTCGATCGTCCTGGCCGTCGGGCTGCTGCTGTGGCTGCGGTTCGCCCTGCTGTGGCTGGGCATCTATCTCGGCCTGCTGCTGCGCGGCGAGGGCGCGACGATGGCCGTTCAGGTGCTGGTCTGGCCGGTCGGCTTCCTCTCCACTGCGATCGTGTCCGCCGAGACGATGCCCGGCTGGCTCGGCGCGATCGCCGCCTGGAATCCGCTGTCGGCCACCGCCACCGCCGCCCGCCAACTGTTCGGCAATCCGACTGGCGTCACCGACGGCCCACTCGCCGACGGCGCGGTGTGGCTCGCGATCGGCTGGCCACTGCTGATCACCGCGATCTTCGTCCCGCTCGCCGGGCGGGCCTACCGCAGGCTCCGTACCTGA